TGGAATCCCAGCTTGGAATGGAACTTCTTCTCGAGGAACTTTCACAAGCATATGTGGAAAGAACGGAAGAGATCCTAAAAACTGCGATCGAAAAGAAAAATCCAAACAATCCAATGGATAGAGCACTTGTGGATATTTCCGTGGAATATGGAAAAACAAGTTATATCCGCGCGGACATTAAGGAGAATAGAGAAGCTCCTTATACTCGCAGGATGTACAACCCGAGAGAATTCCATTACGTGGTGAATAAATACACCATCGAAAAAAATATGGAGTTAGGTTATCAATTCTTGGGAGAAGCCAAAGAAGCTAGGAATAACGCACTTAAGATAGAAAAACATTTGGAGAAACACCAAAAACTCCAACCTGAGCATAGAAAACATCGTATCGAAATGTATTTAGGAGCGATCAATCTTTGCAGGGACGCAAGATCCAATGCGATGAATATTTTCAAACTTAAGTATCCTTATGATAATTACTTTCTGCAAAGATCCGACGCTAAGACTGAAGAGACCCGTAATGAGATCGGTGAGATCACTCCGGGCGAAGTTGTTTCAGTAGAAGGAGTTACTTATGACTTCTCAACAAATCCTCTGGTTCGTGCAGATAATAGAATGAGCCCTGTATTCGATAAAAGAATTCCGGACGATTATCGTAGAGACGCTGTGGATATTTTAGGTAGAGTTTATGACGACGAGATCGACAATAAACTGTATCTTCGTTGGGACGCTGAGACTCGTAAAAAACTTCTGGGAGATAAAATTCCTCCAGGAGCTCAAAAAAGAAGACAAGCTGCAGCTGCAAGCCAGCCTAATAAATAAGAACTTTCCATTCTTCTGAAAAAATAAAAAGGCCCGTTTCCTAAAGGAGGTGGGCTTTTTTATTTCTGCAAGTGCATTCTACTTAAAGCGAACATTGTAAGTTATGTCGGAGATGAATTGTTGCATTCGTGTTTCTCCCTTTGACTTATGTTAAGAATTTGCTTTCCTTGTTCAGTGATGTACTAAAGCATAGTTCGCATGAATCCACTCAAGTTTATGGAAAGCCGTTTGGGCAGGTTTTCCCCGAAGTATCGTAAACTGGTATTACGCACCTATGTCGTAACCTTAAGATTGGTACTTACGGTAGCATTTCCGAATATGATCGCTGGGATTTTTTACGCGATCGTAGGTAATAGAGAAAAGCAGTACGTCTCTTTTCTAAAGGGTTCTAAAACTTGGGGAGCCGCAGTCATTAAAATGACCAAAACGGATCTTATGATTAAGAATGAAATGCAGATCCCTGAAAAAGGTCATATGATCTTCTTAAATCATGTAAACGAAATAGATTTTCCTTATGATTGCCTAGTTGTGAATAAACCTTATCTTGCGAACCAAGTGATTAAAAAAACTTTAGTAGCTTATTGGTGGATGAAGGCGATGGGTTCCCAGGTTTTTGAAACTTCTAAAGCAGCCACCATCGCAGTATCCGTTCGTAATTTAATAAAAGGACTTTCAACTACTTCTTATATAGTTTATCCGGAAGGTCATAATTCTTATTCCGAAATTATCCAACCTATGCAAAAAGGGATGGTTAAACTCGCTTATGAGAATAAGATCCCTGTGGTGGTAGTCTTAAAATCAGGGATCACCACTTACCAAACGGAACCTATGTTTGCTAAAGTAGGATATAAATTTATAGGAAGATACGAACCCTGGACTTACGCTAGCTGGGAGAGTTTTAGAGATTTCTTATACGAAACCATGAGCAAGGAAAAGATCGCATTAGACTCCGAGATCGGAACAGTGCGCGAACCTGTCTCTTCTAAATCCAAGTGATTAAAAGATTACTCATCGCAAACAGGGGAGAGATCTCTCTCCGTATCCAAAAAACCTGCAAAAGGTTAGGCATAGAGACTGTAGCCGTATATTCGGATGCGGATAAGGATGCACCTTTTGTAAAAGCCGCTGACTTTTCTTTTTATTTGGGGGAGTCGGAACCTTCTAAATCTTATTTAGTAATTCCTAATATACTCAAGGCTATCAAAGAAACCGGAGCGGATTCTGTTCATCCAGGTTATGGGTTTTTATCCGAGAAGGCCGAATTTGCAAGAGAACTTTCTAAAGCGGGGATTTCTTTTTTAGGACCTAAGCCTGAAACTGTGGATCTAATGGGAGATAAGATCCGTTCTCGTGCAGCCATGGAGAAGGCAGGAGTTCCCGTTGTTCCCGGATATGAAGGGGATTCCCAAGAACATTCCGTTTTGTTAAAAGAAGCGGAGAGGATCGGATTTCCGGTCATGATCAAGGCTAGTGCCGGTGGCGGTGGAAAAGGAATGAAACGTGTCTTTTCCAAAGAAGAATTTTTACCCGCATTAGAATCGGCCCAAAGAGAAGCAGGAAATGCTTTTGGGGACGCGAGAGTATTTTTAGAAAAGTATATTATAAACCCTAGACATATAGAAGTTCAGGTATTCGGTGATACTTCCGGAAAAGTAATCCATCTTTTCGAAAGAGAATGTTCCATCCAAAGAAGACACCAGAAGGTAGTGGAGGAATCTCCCGCACCTAATTTGCCTTCTGAACTGAAACAAAAGATATGTGAAGTAGCCGTTAAGGCCGCTTCTTCCATTGGTTATATCGGTGCTGGAACAGTTGAATTCATTTTAGGAGAAGATGGAGCATTCTACTTCTTAGAAATGAATACAAGACTGCAAGTAGAACATCCAGTTACCGAATCTGTAACCGGATTTGATTTGGTAGAATGGCAGATCAGAATTGCAGAAGGTGTGAGTATCGAAAAACTCACAGGTGGAAAATCTCCATCCCAGAGTGGACATGCGATCGAGGTTCGGTTGTACGCGGAAGATCCTGAGAATGAGTTCCTACCTTCCATCGGTAAAATAGAACTCGCCAGATTCCCGGAGGTCCAAAATTTGAGAGTGGATTCCGGGGTTATTACCGGTTCCGAAGTTTCTCTCTATTACGATCCAATGCTTGCGAAAGTGATCGGGATCGGAAAAACAAGAGAAGAAGCGCGTAAAAATCTGATCGCAGGCCTCGAAGAGACAATCGTATTCGGGCCGATCACAAATCTGAATTATTTAAAAGCAATCTTGGAACATTCCGAGTTCGTAAACGGAAATACCAATACTCATTTTTTAGAAAAACATAAAATAGTTTGGGAAGAATCCGGAGAAGAAAAAGAGGCACTTATGAAAACTGCTTCTTTCCTTGCGAACCGTTCAGTGAAAACTTCCTCCGTATGGGAAGCCGTAGGGCCGAACGGAGTTTGGGGAGAAATATCTTGAACCGTTTGTTCCGACTTCAGTGGAAAGAAAAAGAATATGTATTGGATCTGGGAGATTCTTCCTCCAGATTATTCGGTCCTGAAAAAAAATGGGAGTCACTTCTGACTCATTATTCTTGGACAGAAGGAAAGGACGGTTCTTATTCTTTACCTGACGGGAGTGTCGCATTACTTAGAAGCGGAAAACTTTTCATTCATACGAAAGGAAAAACATTCCAGTTTGCGATCAGAGGAAGGGAATCTTCCGATGCACAGACCGCTTCTTTGGAAATTAAAAGTCCGATGCCGGGAAAGATCATCAAGGTAGAAGTGAAGCCCGGAGACTCTGTTAAGAAAGGACAGACCCTTGCAGTTGTGGAAGCAATGAAGATGGAGCACGCATTGAAGGCCGGGGGAGATGCTAAAGTACAAGAAGTACTCGCTCAACCGAGTGATATAGTTTCCCAAGACCAGTTGCTTATCAAATTAAGCGAATCATAAATTTCTGCTCGAGTTATAAACTGAAATGTTTTCTAAGACTGAAACATTTCAGTATTGTTAAAATTTAAATTCTTATTTCGAACAAACGATATGATAATTTTAGAATACGGTTCGTTTGGAAGCCCATGACCCTAGATCAAAAGAAAAGGTTCCAGGAATAAATTTGACATCGGGTCAGATACTATTATACATTGCGAATTCCATAAAAATTTTCAGGTTACTGCATGAAGCATTTCCTTATTCGCATAGGCATAATTGCTATATTGGCCTTTGTTTCGACTCAAAATATCTCCGCTGATCCGGGCCTTTTGGACGGTTGTGAAAAACCTCCTGAAAGAACGGATCTACCATTCTATATCAGTCCTAAAAGACAACTTTGTAAAAAGGATTTAGAAAAGAAGAAGGAAGGTTGGTTCCCAACCGGATTGCCTCTTTTAAATTCAGATCCGAATACAGGGATCGGTTACGGTATTCGTGTATTTGCATACAATAATGGAAAAAAAGAAGATCCGTTTTTCGAATATACTCCTTACAAATTCAGGATTTACGCTCAGTACTTCAATACCACAAAACAACGCCAGTATCAGGACGTTGCTTTCGATGCGCCTTACGTGTTCGGTACACAATGGCGTTTGAGAGGAGAAGGTGTATATGATGCCAACCCGAATACGTTATTCTTCGGTTTAGGAGAATCTTCTCTCCAAACCTTAAGTTATACGGATAGGAACCAGGATGGAGGGTCTGTTTTTACTAACGCAACTTTTGCAGACCAACAAAGAAACCTGGCTTATACTAGACCTGGTGGTCCTGGAGATCCTGTCGATGTTAACGGTTCCGTATATAACGGATTCCCTGCGCAGAACGGATTTAGAGTGACAGACTCTCAGTATAACCGTTATAATTTGATCTCTCCTACAGCGATGCTGAGTGGAGAAAGATCATATGTCGGAGGAACTGTCCGACTCGTTGCAGGACTTCGTATGTCTCAGAATATCGTAAGGGCGTTTGATGGAACTCTTGCGAATGCTACAGATCCGATCTTAGGTGATTCTCCTTTCAGTGCAGGTGGAAGAGCGATCAGCGGTACTACTAAAATTACCGAAGATTATAACTCAGGAAAGATCTTAGGATATCATGGTGGTATGGTAAACACACTTCGTTTAGGTGTGGTTTACGATACGAGAGATTTGGAACCGGATCCGAACCAAGGTGTGTTTTTAGAAGCAACTTACGAAAGATCTGCAAAAACTTTCGGATCTAATTTCGATTATTCTAAATATTTCACTCAGGCAAAATTCTTCTGGAGCCCATTCCCAAGAGTTTTCGACAAATTGGTTGTCGCAGGCCGTGGAGGTTTCTCTGTTACTGAAGGAGATGCTCCATTCTTCGAATATCGTAATATGTGGGGAACAGAAGGTGTGATCTCCGGACTAGGCGGACGTACTACATTAAGAGGTTATAAACAAGATCGCTTCGTAGGACGTGCGATGGGTTGGGGTAATATCGAACTTCGTTGGAAATTCGGTTCCCTTTCAGTTGCAGGACAACACTTTGCATTCAACTTAGTTCCATTTTTGGACTTTGGGCGAATCTGGGACGACGAACATAAGGTTGGGACTAAGGATTATAAATATTCCCGAGGTCTTGGGCTCAGGATCGCTTGGAACCAAACGACGATCATCATGTTCGACTACGCTGTTTCTAGAGAAGATAAGCAGCTATTCGTAAACTTCAACCACGCGTTCTAAGGAAACAGAAATGAGAAAAGTATATTATATAATAAGATCATTATTCACCTTATTCGCGTTTAGTATGCTCGCGATGGGTTGTGAAGAAAAATTAGATCGTAGTCCTTATGGCTTCAGAGAAGAAGACGATAGTGATTTAATCGCTGGAGCGATCTTCTTCCAAGCTTTTACTACTAATCCAGATGGAACAACAACAGATGCCACAAGCGGTTTGATGTGGAAGACTTGTAGCCAAGGCCAGGTGTTCAGCGGAACTACTACGAATTTCAGTTGTAGAGGAGCTAGTGGCACTTTGGCAAATCCGAGTTCTTTCGGAGCGAAAGAACTACAATATTGTAGTGTTGATCTGAATTCTTGTAATACATTAGGAATTCCTCAAACACTTACAAATGTATCTCCGATCGGGATTCCAGGAAATTCAGAGGCATTAGATTCTTGTGCAAATGATAACACAGGTGGTCATAATGACTGGAGAGTTGCTAGTTTCTTAGAGTTAAAATATTTAAGCTCTAATAGCCGCAACTTCATGCTTTTAAAATTCCCAGATACAATAGAGGCATTCTATTGGAGTTCGACAGCAAATGAACAAGATGTAGGAGGTAAGACAGCTAGAGCGGTATCTTTCACCAGAGATAGATTTGGGGAAGATGAATCTTTTAGCAAGACTACCAGATATTTTGTTCGTTGTGTAAGGTAATTTACAAATTCATAATGCCCTCGTTGCCTAAACGAGGGTTCACTTATATATCCCTTATATCTGGGTCGAAAACGTGTTTTGCTAATGTTTCATATGCTAATTTTTTTATAACCCTTGTGATGAAAGGGAACTTTTGCGTGACGAACGGGGTCAACAAAACTCTAATTCGAAATTTTCAATTGACATAAGTTATTGGAACTTTAATAACTAACGAACTTAAAATCTTAGATCCGGAGTGTACATGAGGATTAAAGAAATTAAATCGTTGGTGCTAACGATTTGTTTTGTAGCAAGTTTCAATATAGACGCCCAAGATTTTATCCCTGAACCGGGATGCGAGAAACCTCCTGCTCGCAAAAATATGCCGTTTCATATGGATACTTCTAAACAGCTTTGTTCAAAAGATTTAGCTGTAAAAAGAGAAGGTTGGTATCCTACCGGACTTCCATTGATTAATTCAGATCCACTCGAGGGCGTTGGGTTTGGTGTTCGTGCGTATGCTTATAATAACGGTTTAAAATCAGATCCGTTATTCGATTATACTCCCTACAGAGTTAGGTTTTTTGCTCAGTATTTTAATACGAGTAAAAACGCTCAGTACCATCAGCTCAGTTTAGATATGCCGTTTATTGCGAATACGCAATGGCGTCTTCGCGCGGATGCGTTTCTGACAATTACTCCTACCACTCTTTACTTTGGAATCGGTGAAGGGTCTCTTAAGACTCTCAGCTATTTTGATCGAAACCAGCCAGGTGGAGATTATGTTAATAACGCTACATTCGCTGACCAAAGCAAAAATTTCGGTTATTATAGACCTGGAGGTCCTCAGGATCCGGTTTCCTTCGGAGGCAATACCTATTACGGGGTTCCAAGCCAACCGGGTTTCGTTGTTACTAACAAAATGTACAACGGATATATCATAGAAACTCCTATGGTCAATTTAAGTACTGAGAGATCTTTCTTTGGTGGAACCGTTCGTTTGGTCGCAGGGATAAAAGCTTCCGAAAATATGATCAGGACCTTTGATGGAAAGAAAGCTCCAGGTTACGATCCCGTTTTAGGTATGGATTATGGAGCAAATGTACCTAACGCTAAAACTCGCCTAACTCAAGATGCAGAAGCAGGTAAAATTTTAGGTTATCACGGTGGATATGTAAACGCAGTACGTCTCGCTTTAGTATATGATACTCGAGACTTCGAACCGGATCCTAATAGTGGAGTTTTCTTAGAAGGAACATTCGAGAAAAATAGCAAGGCATTTGGTTCGGACTTCAATTTCCAAAAATACTTTGCACAAGGAAAATTCTTCTGGAGCCCGTTCCCGAAAGTTTTCGACAAACTCGTTATCGCTTCTCGCTTCGGAGCAGGACTTTCCGAAGGAGATGTTCCATTCTTCGAATATCGTAATATGTGGGGAACGGAAGGTTTGATCGGAGGACTCGGAGGTATTCGTACCATCCGTGGTTATAAACAAGACCGTTTCGTAGGAAGAATGATGGGCTGGGGTAATATCGAGGTAAGATGGAAATTCGGATCCTTACGTGTGGGGGACGAATACTTCGCATTTAACTTAGTTCCATTTATGGACTTCGGACGTGTTTGGGATGACGAGCATAAGGTCGGAACTAAGGATTATAAATATTCACATGGTCTCGGACTTAGGATCGCTTGGAACCAAGCTACGATCATCATGATCGACTGGGCAAAATCAAGAGAAGACGAACAGTTATTCGTAAACTTCAGCCACGCGTTCTAAGGAAACAGAAATGAGAAAAGTATATTATATAATAAGATCATTATTCACCTTATTCGCGTTTAGTATGCTCGCGATGGGTTGCGAAGAGAAATTAGATCGTAGTCCTTATGGCTTCAGAGAAGAAGATGATAGCGATTTAATCGCTGGAGCGATTTTCTTCCAAGCTTTCACGAATAATGGAGATGGAACAACAACGGATGCCACAAGCGGTTTGATGTGGAAGACTTGCAGCCAAGGCCAAGTGTTCAGCGGAGATGCCACTAATTTCAGTTGCAGAGGAGCAAACGGGACGCTAGCGAATCCAAGTTCATTCGGAGCAAAAGAACTACAATATTGTAGTGTTGATCTGAATTCTTGTAATACATTAGGAATTCCTCAAACACTCACAAATGTATCTCCGATTGGTATACCAGGTAATTCAGAGGCATTAGATTCTTGTGCAAATGATAACACAGGGAGTCATAATGACTGGAGAGTGGCGAGTTTCTTAGAGTTAAAATATTTAAGCTCTAATAGCCGCAACTTCATGCTTTTAAAATTCCCAGATACAATAGAGGCATTCTATTGGAGTTCAACGGCAAATGAACAAGATGTAGGAGGTAAGACAGCTAGAGCGGTATCTTTCACCAGAGATAGATTTGGGGAAGATGAATCTTTTAGCAAGACTACCAGATACTTTGTTCGTTGTGTAAGGTAAACTAAAGAGGCGCTTGAAGATCCCCATGCACCAGATCATTGATCAGAATTGTATCATGTCTGGATGGGGATCTGTTCTCCGGATAATCGGTAGAATAATGAAGTCCTCTACTCTCGTGTCTGGCAAGTGCAGAACGAATAATTAATTCAGCCACCAAAACCAAATTACGAAGTTCTAATAGAGGATTTGTGACTATCGTCCTATTATAATAGTCTCTGACTTCCGCATAGATCAAATCCATTCTTCTTTTTGCTCTTTCTAAGCGTAGATTAGAGCGGACAATTCCGACGTAATTGGACATCGTGTTTTTGATCTCCGAAAGATCATGGGAGATCAATACCCATTCTTCCGTATTGACTAAACCTTCTTTGTCCCAAGCAGGGATCTGTTCATGTTCAGGCAAGAAGTCCGGCGGATTTTTGCGGATCTCTTCTGCGATCCGATTGGAGAATACTAGACATTCCAACAAACTATTAGAAGCAAGACGGTTTCCACCGTGGACTCCCGTGCAGGAAGCTTCTCCTGCTGCGAATAAATTTTCTATCCTTGTTTTTCCCCAAAGATCAGTTGCGATCCCTCCGCACATGAAATGGGCCGCAGGAACAACCGGGATAGGATCAGTAGTGATATCTATTCCTAACTCGAGACATTTTGCATAAATAGAAGGGAAAGATTCTTTGATCTCTGCCGCAGGTTTATGTGAGATATCCAACCAAACATGTGGATCTCCCGACTTCTTCATCTCTGCGTCTATGGCTCTTGCGACTATATCTCTTGTGGCAAGATCAGCCATCGGATGGTATTTTTTCATGAACGGTTCTCCGTCCATTCCAAGTAATACCGCACCTTTTCCTCTGACTGCTTCGGAGATCAGAAATGAATCTCCTTTTTCATGATAAAGAGAAGTAGGGTGGAATTGGTAAAATTCCATATTCCGGATCTCTGCACCAGCACGATACGCACAAGCGACTCCATCGCCGGTTGCGATCTTAGGGTTTGTAGTATGGGAATAAACCTGCCCGGACCCTCCACTTGCGATGATCGTTTTTTTCGCGAGAATCGGGATTACTTCTCCGGTTTGGTTGGAAAGAACATAAGCCCCAAAACAAATAAGACCTTTCTTTTTGAGATGGTGCGGAGTGATCAGGTCTACCACAGTATGGTATTCTAATATTCTAATATTTGGGTTTTGTTTTACGATCTGAAGGAGGGTTTTTTCGATCTCGTGACCTGTTCTGTCATGAGCATGGACTATACGATTTGTTCCATGTCCGCCTTCTCTATGAAGATCGAATTCTCCTTCTTGGTTCAGGTTGAATGGGACACCGTATTCTAAAAGTTCTTTGACTAGAGGAGGACCTTCTTCCACCAAAACTCGGACTGCTTCTGGATCGCAGAGTCCAGCTCCGGATTCTAAGGTATCTTTTACGTGATCCTCGAATTTGTCCCCCTGAGCAAAAACGGAGGCAATTCCACCTTGCGCATAATTGGTATTCGACTCGTAATCTGACTTCTTTGTCACGATCACTGTCTGACCTACATTAGAAAGTTTTAATGCTTGGAAAAGACCGGTAATACCGCTCCCAATGACTAGAAAATCGGTTTTAATTCTTGGCATTTATACAGATGATTCGGCGGCTATTATACCGCCGAGATTTGAGAATTACTTACGTTTTGTGCCTGTGTTTAAAAGAGCTTCTACGTAATCTATGGAACGGATCAATTGGAAATCAGGCTTGATCGGATCGTTCTTATGTTCTTGGATGAACTTCTCCGCTTGTCCGTTTGATTTTACCCAGCCATCCAGCTTTTTCACGTCGAAATGGCTTTTTTCCTCAGCGGAAGAAGGTAACTCAGGAAGGTGATTCCACATGTTCTCTTCGCGATAATGGAATGGGAAACTACCGTCTTCTTCGGAAGAAACATCCACATCAGGTTTCACTCCGACTACTTGGATCGTGTTCCCGGAAGGTGCATAATATCTGGACTGAGTAAGTTTGATATAATAAGCTCCGTTTCCTCTTAACTCTTGTAGTTTTTGAACGGTTGCTTTTCCGAAAGATCTCTCTCCCAGGATCAAACCTCTACCATGATGTTTGAGTGCAGAAGCTACAATTTCAGAAGCAGAAGCGGATTTCGCATTGATTAGAACCGCAACCGGCAGATCAGTCAGATCTTTTTTACCTGCGTTCGAATCTTCAGGACTTCTATTCGGACTTTTTACGGAAACGATTAATCCGTTAGTTACGAACATATCCGCAAGATCAATCGCCAGATCCAAATAACCTCCAGGGTTATTTCTTAGATCTAGAACCAATGCTTTCAGTTTGGTTCCTTTAGAAGTAGATTGTTTTTCTAATTCTTTGAAATGTTGTACGAATTCTTTATCAACAGAAGGATCTGATTTTACGAAACCTGTTAGTTTGATATATCCAATATAAGGATGATTATCGATCAACTTGCTTGTGATATTTCGGATCTCGATCGTATCTCGGACCACTTCGATAGCCAATGTCCCCGCCACTCCTTTTCTGCGGATGGTCAGAACTACTTTGGATCCTTTTTTACCTTTGATCCTTTCTACTACCTTGTCGAGTAACATCCCTTTGGTAGATTTTCCGTCGACTGCAAGGATCACATCTCCGGCGCGAACACCTGCAGTAACTGCAGGTCTTCCTTCTAATGGATTTTCTACGATAACTTCTTTATTACCGCCGCCGCTTAAAATTGCCCCGATCCCTTCGAAACTTCCGTCTTCGATTTTTGCCATGGATTCTTCCCAGGCAGCTTTTAGGAATACTTGGCTATGCGGATCTAAAGAGGAAAGATAACCGTTAGCTGCAGCTAGATATACATCCTTGATGCTGAATGGTTCTTTTTCTTTAGGGTCTTCTTCTCCAAACGGATCTTTGAGTGGAGGAGTGGTATAATTTTGTAGATTTTTTTCGAGGTAAGCAAGAACACGATCAAAGTCTTTTTTGGAGAAGTTGGTCTGCTCCCATTTAGCGGTGAGCACTTTTTTGCGAACCTTCTCTCTTTCCACTAACTTAAGCACCTCGTCATTCGAAAGTTTAGGTTTGTTGGACTCTTCTTTCAGTTTTCTGTCTCGGATCTTCTCCACTTCTTTATAATCCGGATCGAATAGAACAAATTTGTCCTCCGGAGAAAGTTTGAAAGATTTGCCAGGGAAAATTTCATCCGACTCTTCGTATTTTTCTCGATCGGTAAAATAACTTTCCGGATACAAATAGAGGCCATGAGGCAAGGATAGAAGTGCAAAAACCGCTGCGTCCTTATAGGCGCGGTTTTTATCTATATTTTTATCTATATAGTTTCCCTCAACAGTCTTGACTACGCTGTCAAAATCTTTGAGAGTGAAATCTGCCGTGGTCTTGGAATTTCCGGAAGAAGGTTGGCAGAAGAAGATGCTCGTACATAAGATAACTGAAAGAAAGGATAAGGAGAGGGATTTCAAGCTTTTCAAATCGGGTCCTCTTTTTGCAAGGTTGATTTTCGATCATTTTCCACCCGGAACAAGCATTGTCAATCTATTCCCCCGAAATCTCTTATTCTATAAAGCTTTCGAAAAGTTCTGTATTCTTAGTT
Above is a genomic segment from Leptospira selangorensis containing:
- a CDS encoding LIC11274 family protein — translated: MKKLLVFMIAMLVAPVVIHGEAVSMKSYKKRIELLTYLRAIEPVVKNYPGEVKSSGTGQAQADGERLAKYKELKRLYQEGLLYFFEGNFVNSYRRFLESQLGMELLLEELSQAYVERTEEILKTAIEKKNPNNPMDRALVDISVEYGKTSYIRADIKENREAPYTRRMYNPREFHYVVNKYTIEKNMELGYQFLGEAKEARNNALKIEKHLEKHQKLQPEHRKHRIEMYLGAINLCRDARSNAMNIFKLKYPYDNYFLQRSDAKTEETRNEIGEITPGEVVSVEGVTYDFSTNPLVRADNRMSPVFDKRIPDDYRRDAVDILGRVYDDEIDNKLYLRWDAETRKKLLGDKIPPGAQKRRQAAAASQPNK
- a CDS encoding lysophospholipid acyltransferase family protein produces the protein MNPLKFMESRLGRFSPKYRKLVLRTYVVTLRLVLTVAFPNMIAGIFYAIVGNREKQYVSFLKGSKTWGAAVIKMTKTDLMIKNEMQIPEKGHMIFLNHVNEIDFPYDCLVVNKPYLANQVIKKTLVAYWWMKAMGSQVFETSKAATIAVSVRNLIKGLSTTSYIVYPEGHNSYSEIIQPMQKGMVKLAYENKIPVVVVLKSGITTYQTEPMFAKVGYKFIGRYEPWTYASWESFRDFLYETMSKEKIALDSEIGTVREPVSSKSK
- a CDS encoding acetyl-CoA carboxylase biotin carboxylase subunit; amino-acid sequence: MIKRLLIANRGEISLRIQKTCKRLGIETVAVYSDADKDAPFVKAADFSFYLGESEPSKSYLVIPNILKAIKETGADSVHPGYGFLSEKAEFARELSKAGISFLGPKPETVDLMGDKIRSRAAMEKAGVPVVPGYEGDSQEHSVLLKEAERIGFPVMIKASAGGGGKGMKRVFSKEEFLPALESAQREAGNAFGDARVFLEKYIINPRHIEVQVFGDTSGKVIHLFERECSIQRRHQKVVEESPAPNLPSELKQKICEVAVKAASSIGYIGAGTVEFILGEDGAFYFLEMNTRLQVEHPVTESVTGFDLVEWQIRIAEGVSIEKLTGGKSPSQSGHAIEVRLYAEDPENEFLPSIGKIELARFPEVQNLRVDSGVITGSEVSLYYDPMLAKVIGIGKTREEARKNLIAGLEETIVFGPITNLNYLKAILEHSEFVNGNTNTHFLEKHKIVWEESGEEKEALMKTASFLANRSVKTSSVWEAVGPNGVWGEIS
- a CDS encoding acetyl-CoA carboxylase biotin carboxyl carrier protein subunit, which gives rise to MNRLFRLQWKEKEYVLDLGDSSSRLFGPEKKWESLLTHYSWTEGKDGSYSLPDGSVALLRSGKLFIHTKGKTFQFAIRGRESSDAQTASLEIKSPMPGKIIKVEVKPGDSVKKGQTLAVVEAMKMEHALKAGGDAKVQEVLAQPSDIVSQDQLLIKLSES
- the omp85 gene encoding Omp85 family outer membrane protein; this encodes MKHFLIRIGIIAILAFVSTQNISADPGLLDGCEKPPERTDLPFYISPKRQLCKKDLEKKKEGWFPTGLPLLNSDPNTGIGYGIRVFAYNNGKKEDPFFEYTPYKFRIYAQYFNTTKQRQYQDVAFDAPYVFGTQWRLRGEGVYDANPNTLFFGLGESSLQTLSYTDRNQDGGSVFTNATFADQQRNLAYTRPGGPGDPVDVNGSVYNGFPAQNGFRVTDSQYNRYNLISPTAMLSGERSYVGGTVRLVAGLRMSQNIVRAFDGTLANATDPILGDSPFSAGGRAISGTTKITEDYNSGKILGYHGGMVNTLRLGVVYDTRDLEPDPNQGVFLEATYERSAKTFGSNFDYSKYFTQAKFFWSPFPRVFDKLVVAGRGGFSVTEGDAPFFEYRNMWGTEGVISGLGGRTTLRGYKQDRFVGRAMGWGNIELRWKFGSLSVAGQHFAFNLVPFLDFGRIWDDEHKVGTKDYKYSRGLGLRIAWNQTTIIMFDYAVSREDKQLFVNFNHAF
- the lsa25 gene encoding surface adhesin Lsa25 — protein: MRKVYYIIRSLFTLFAFSMLAMGCEEKLDRSPYGFREEDDSDLIAGAIFFQAFTTNPDGTTTDATSGLMWKTCSQGQVFSGTTTNFSCRGASGTLANPSSFGAKELQYCSVDLNSCNTLGIPQTLTNVSPIGIPGNSEALDSCANDNTGGHNDWRVASFLELKYLSSNSRNFMLLKFPDTIEAFYWSSTANEQDVGGKTARAVSFTRDRFGEDESFSKTTRYFVRCVR
- the omp85 gene encoding Omp85 family outer membrane protein, encoding MRIKEIKSLVLTICFVASFNIDAQDFIPEPGCEKPPARKNMPFHMDTSKQLCSKDLAVKREGWYPTGLPLINSDPLEGVGFGVRAYAYNNGLKSDPLFDYTPYRVRFFAQYFNTSKNAQYHQLSLDMPFIANTQWRLRADAFLTITPTTLYFGIGEGSLKTLSYFDRNQPGGDYVNNATFADQSKNFGYYRPGGPQDPVSFGGNTYYGVPSQPGFVVTNKMYNGYIIETPMVNLSTERSFFGGTVRLVAGIKASENMIRTFDGKKAPGYDPVLGMDYGANVPNAKTRLTQDAEAGKILGYHGGYVNAVRLALVYDTRDFEPDPNSGVFLEGTFEKNSKAFGSDFNFQKYFAQGKFFWSPFPKVFDKLVIASRFGAGLSEGDVPFFEYRNMWGTEGLIGGLGGIRTIRGYKQDRFVGRMMGWGNIEVRWKFGSLRVGDEYFAFNLVPFMDFGRVWDDEHKVGTKDYKYSHGLGLRIAWNQATIIMIDWAKSREDEQLFVNFSHAF
- the lsa25 gene encoding surface adhesin Lsa25, which encodes MRKVYYIIRSLFTLFAFSMLAMGCEEKLDRSPYGFREEDDSDLIAGAIFFQAFTNNGDGTTTDATSGLMWKTCSQGQVFSGDATNFSCRGANGTLANPSSFGAKELQYCSVDLNSCNTLGIPQTLTNVSPIGIPGNSEALDSCANDNTGSHNDWRVASFLELKYLSSNSRNFMLLKFPDTIEAFYWSSTANEQDVGGKTARAVSFTRDRFGEDESFSKTTRYFVRCVR